In Cytophagales bacterium, the following are encoded in one genomic region:
- a CDS encoding pyruvate carboxylase yields MPSENQKIFQKIMVANRGEIAIRVLRAISELHIRSVAIYTHEDRYSLHRYKADEAYKIGAEDDPLKPYLDIEAIIQVAKDNDVDAIHPGYGFLSENVRFATRCREENITFIGPKPEVMSQLGDKVMAKKVAKQAEVPIIEDNQEELTDEQVAIQEANRIGYPVIIKAAAGGGGRGMRVVRDEPQLIKLFNEAKSEAGKAFGDDTIFLEKYVENPKHIEVQILADTHGNVVHLFERDCSIQRRFQKVVEVAPSYGLKQETRDKLYAYALKIAEEVNYNNAGTVEFLVDPEENIYFIEVNPRVQVEHTITEEITGIDIVRSQILIASGCELADPQIFIRSQEDIEYRGFAIQCRVTTEDPENGFKPDYGTIIAYRSASGFGIRLDAGNVYQGVKISPFFDSLLVKVTAKGRTLKGAAQRLDRALREFRIRGVKTNIGFLENVIQDKDFSSGKATVNFIESHPDLFKIQKSFDRGTKNLKFIGEVSVNGNPDVKQFDKDRVFRKPLIPSETPGKAIPEGSRDRLKALGRDGFIQSIKDDPKVHFTDTTMRDAHQSLLATRFRTIDMLEVAEMYAKDNPEIFSLEMWGGATFDVAMRFLKENPWRRLQLLREAIPNILFQMLFRGSNGVGYTAYPDNLIEKFIEKSAENGMDLFRIFDSLNWIENMKVSIRAVRERTESLAEACICYTGDILNPDQKKYTLQYYLDMARQLEDEGAHMLAIKDMAGLLKPYSAEKLVTELKKAVDLPIHLHTHDTSSIQSGMYLKAVEAGVDIIDVALASVSGLTSQPNFNSLVQALEGHERGRKMNLSSLNALSTYYEDVREFYYPFESGLRAGTAEVYEHEIPGGQYSNLRPQAIALGLEHKFEEIKKNYAVVNKMFGDIVKVTPSSKVVGDMALFMASNDLTAEDVLAKGDSLSFPESVVGLFKGNLGQPFGGFPEALSRLVLKDQQPIKGRLNDDMEPIDFDQEFEAFQVEFPRSTFEDFLSYKLYPKVFREYYDHREEYDKVGYLPTPTFFYGMKPGEEILVDIAKGKTIIIELVAITEPDVAGIRAVAFRLNGQIRRIGIKDRNIAVEQVSNRKAELANEIGSPLQGKIAEVKVKVGDEVHKNQPLFVIEAMKMETTVTAHGDGKVAKIHLNAGKLVEQDDLVLELE; encoded by the coding sequence ATGCCTTCAGAGAACCAGAAGATCTTCCAGAAAATCATGGTCGCGAATCGCGGCGAAATTGCCATCCGTGTACTTCGTGCCATCTCCGAATTGCACATCCGTTCTGTGGCCATTTACACCCATGAAGACCGCTATTCCCTGCACAGGTACAAAGCGGATGAAGCTTATAAAATTGGAGCAGAAGATGATCCGCTCAAGCCCTACCTGGATATAGAAGCGATCATACAGGTAGCGAAGGACAATGATGTGGATGCGATCCACCCAGGTTATGGATTCCTGTCAGAAAATGTAAGGTTTGCTACACGGTGCCGTGAGGAAAACATTACGTTCATCGGCCCTAAGCCAGAGGTCATGAGCCAACTGGGAGACAAGGTGATGGCGAAGAAAGTTGCCAAACAGGCGGAGGTTCCAATCATTGAAGACAATCAGGAAGAGCTTACAGATGAGCAGGTAGCGATCCAGGAAGCCAATCGCATCGGATATCCGGTGATCATCAAAGCCGCTGCCGGAGGTGGGGGTAGAGGGATGCGAGTCGTGCGCGATGAGCCTCAGTTGATCAAGCTTTTCAACGAAGCAAAATCAGAAGCGGGTAAGGCGTTTGGTGATGACACGATCTTCCTTGAAAAGTACGTAGAGAACCCCAAACACATTGAGGTCCAGATTCTTGCGGATACGCACGGTAATGTGGTGCATCTGTTTGAGCGGGATTGCTCAATTCAGCGCCGTTTTCAAAAAGTAGTAGAAGTAGCTCCTAGTTATGGACTGAAACAAGAAACCCGTGACAAGCTGTATGCATATGCGTTGAAAATTGCGGAAGAGGTCAATTACAATAACGCTGGTACCGTTGAATTTCTCGTGGACCCTGAAGAAAATATCTACTTCATTGAAGTGAACCCGAGGGTGCAGGTAGAGCATACGATCACGGAAGAAATTACAGGTATAGACATTGTTCGTTCACAGATCCTGATTGCCTCAGGTTGCGAATTGGCCGACCCACAGATATTTATCAGGTCACAGGAAGATATTGAATACCGGGGATTTGCGATACAGTGCCGGGTGACGACAGAAGATCCGGAAAATGGCTTCAAGCCTGATTATGGAACGATCATCGCTTATCGGAGTGCAAGTGGGTTTGGAATCCGACTGGACGCTGGTAATGTCTATCAGGGTGTAAAGATTTCACCATTCTTTGATTCGCTGCTGGTAAAGGTCACCGCAAAAGGGCGAACCCTAAAAGGTGCCGCTCAGCGATTGGATAGAGCATTACGTGAGTTCCGTATTCGCGGCGTAAAGACCAATATTGGTTTCCTCGAAAATGTAATTCAGGACAAGGATTTTTCTAGTGGTAAGGCGACCGTGAATTTCATTGAAAGCCACCCAGATCTGTTCAAGATCCAGAAAAGCTTTGACCGGGGAACGAAAAACCTCAAGTTCATTGGAGAAGTGTCTGTCAATGGCAATCCGGATGTCAAGCAATTCGATAAAGATCGGGTCTTCAGAAAACCACTGATTCCTTCGGAAACGCCGGGGAAGGCAATCCCCGAGGGGAGTAGAGATCGATTGAAGGCGTTGGGAAGAGATGGCTTCATTCAGTCCATCAAGGATGATCCCAAGGTTCATTTTACGGATACAACCATGCGTGATGCGCACCAGTCACTTTTGGCGACTCGTTTTCGCACGATAGATATGCTTGAGGTGGCAGAAATGTACGCGAAAGACAACCCCGAGATATTTTCGTTGGAAATGTGGGGTGGTGCCACGTTTGATGTGGCCATGCGGTTTTTGAAAGAAAATCCCTGGCGCCGACTGCAATTGTTGCGGGAGGCCATTCCGAATATCCTGTTTCAGATGCTCTTCAGAGGTTCCAATGGTGTGGGATATACAGCCTATCCGGACAACCTGATTGAGAAGTTCATTGAGAAATCAGCGGAGAATGGCATGGACTTGTTCCGGATTTTCGATTCTCTTAACTGGATCGAGAACATGAAGGTCAGCATCCGTGCCGTAAGAGAACGTACAGAATCATTGGCGGAGGCTTGTATTTGCTACACGGGTGATATCCTCAATCCTGATCAGAAGAAATACACGCTACAGTATTACCTCGACATGGCGCGCCAGTTGGAGGATGAGGGGGCACACATGCTAGCCATCAAAGACATGGCTGGTTTGCTGAAGCCTTATAGTGCCGAAAAGCTGGTCACAGAACTCAAAAAAGCAGTTGACCTACCGATTCATTTACATACACATGATACCTCCTCCATACAATCGGGGATGTACCTCAAAGCCGTCGAGGCAGGAGTGGACATCATTGATGTGGCCCTGGCTTCAGTTTCCGGTTTGACTTCTCAGCCAAACTTCAATTCGCTTGTGCAGGCATTGGAAGGACATGAACGAGGAAGGAAAATGAATTTATCTTCTTTGAATGCGCTGAGTACGTACTATGAAGATGTCAGGGAGTTCTATTACCCTTTTGAATCAGGTTTGAGAGCAGGAACCGCGGAGGTATATGAGCATGAAATTCCCGGTGGACAATATTCTAACCTTCGCCCTCAAGCCATTGCGTTGGGATTGGAACATAAGTTCGAGGAGATCAAAAAGAACTATGCAGTCGTCAATAAGATGTTTGGAGATATCGTGAAAGTGACCCCTTCTTCAAAGGTAGTTGGTGATATGGCATTGTTCATGGCGTCCAATGACCTTACTGCAGAGGATGTCCTGGCCAAAGGGGATTCCTTGTCCTTTCCAGAATCAGTGGTTGGTTTGTTCAAAGGAAATTTGGGACAACCTTTCGGAGGGTTTCCGGAAGCGCTTTCGAGGTTAGTACTGAAAGATCAACAACCGATCAAAGGCAGGTTGAATGATGACATGGAGCCCATCGACTTTGATCAGGAATTTGAGGCTTTTCAGGTCGAGTTCCCCAGAAGCACTTTCGAAGACTTCCTATCGTACAAACTCTACCCAAAAGTCTTCCGTGAGTATTATGACCACCGCGAAGAGTACGATAAAGTAGGATACCTCCCTACGCCGACATTCTTCTATGGCATGAAGCCAGGAGAGGAGATCCTTGTTGACATTGCGAAGGGTAAAACCATCATCATTGAATTGGTAGCCATCACGGAGCCGGATGTGGCAGGTATACGCGCGGTAGCTTTCCGTCTGAATGGTCAGATCCGTCGAATCGGGATCAAAGACAGGAATATTGCCGTTGAGCAGGTCAGCAATCGAAAAGCGGAATTAGCCAATGAAATTGGCTCTCCATTGCAAGGCAAAATCGCAGAAGTGAAAGTGAAAGTGGGCGATGAGGTCCATAAAAACCAGCCTTTGTTTGTCATTGAAGCCATGAAAATGGAGACTACAGTGACTGCCCATGGAGACGGGAAAGTTGCTAAAATACATCTGAATGCGGGTAAGCTGGTAGAACAGGATGATTTGGTATTGGAGTTGGAGTAG
- a CDS encoding DNA-formamidopyrimidine glycosylase family protein, whose product MPELPEVETFRRYIDRTALNQRITKIDCADTRLLKQDQLIFEEALVGQEFTETERVGKYLFLKTTGKQTLVMHFGMTGRAEYFADMEARPRFAHIVYHFASGYHLGFLNRRKFGWNDLTDNIPAYLEQRGLGKDARAISLEEFTTSVRRRKTYIKAVIMHQSIAAGIGNWIADEMLYQARIHPEKKVGALSDDQLKALYDALMMTLETAIEKEAHYDSFPEDFFIHIRKLGAACHHTGCPIEKLTVGGRSTYFSPDWQVK is encoded by the coding sequence ATGCCCGAACTTCCCGAAGTAGAAACCTTTCGGCGATACATTGACCGAACCGCACTCAATCAGCGAATCACCAAAATAGACTGTGCCGATACCCGATTGCTCAAACAAGACCAGTTGATTTTTGAAGAAGCTTTAGTTGGTCAGGAGTTTACCGAAACGGAACGGGTGGGGAAGTACCTCTTTTTAAAGACGACTGGAAAACAAACGCTGGTCATGCATTTCGGTATGACGGGAAGGGCTGAATACTTTGCGGATATGGAGGCAAGGCCGCGCTTTGCGCACATTGTATATCACTTTGCCAGTGGATATCACCTGGGCTTCCTCAATCGGCGCAAGTTTGGTTGGAATGATCTGACTGATAACATTCCTGCGTATTTGGAGCAAAGAGGGTTAGGGAAAGACGCGCGTGCGATATCACTCGAGGAGTTCACCACCTCCGTACGAAGACGTAAAACTTACATCAAAGCGGTGATCATGCATCAATCCATTGCTGCAGGGATTGGTAATTGGATTGCAGATGAAATGTTATATCAGGCCCGCATACACCCGGAAAAGAAAGTAGGAGCGCTATCTGACGATCAATTGAAGGCATTATATGATGCCCTGATGATGACGCTAGAAACTGCCATCGAAAAGGAAGCACATTACGATTCATTTCCTGAAGATTTCTTTATCCACATCCGCAAACTCGGAGCGGCTTGCCATCATACTGGATGCCCGATTGAAAAACTAACCGTTGGAGGAAGGTCTACATACTTCAGCCCGGATTGGCAGGTGAAATAA
- a CDS encoding PaaI family thioesterase: MYRSNLTPDYFNLRSSGHFPGMMGIHISNISNGSMSGEMEIKADFFAPNGFLHAGSIVTFADTLAGYATIAHLPENGKSFTTIELKSNFTGAARKGKLLGECMAEHVGRTTQIWRVEVSESESNKRVAIFSCTQLILY, encoded by the coding sequence ATGTATCGCAGTAACCTCACCCCTGACTATTTTAACCTTCGAAGTTCAGGTCACTTCCCGGGAATGATGGGCATCCATATTTCCAATATTTCCAATGGTAGTATGTCTGGAGAAATGGAGATTAAGGCAGATTTCTTTGCTCCAAATGGCTTTTTACATGCCGGGAGCATCGTGACGTTCGCCGATACATTAGCAGGCTATGCGACGATCGCTCACTTACCTGAAAATGGCAAGTCCTTTACAACCATTGAGCTAAAAAGCAACTTTACCGGAGCTGCCAGGAAAGGCAAACTATTGGGTGAATGTATGGCTGAACATGTGGGCAGAACCACTCAAATATGGCGGGTAGAAGTCAGTGAATCGGAATCCAATAAACGGGTAGCGATTTTCTCCTGTACGCAGTTGATTTTGTACTAG
- the azu gene encoding azurin, whose protein sequence is MTKYFAVILVMVFLAACGGGGESSGSGENETAAKTETKATGELVKVVVNSDDQMKFDTDEIKVPAGSKVELTLNHTGSFPKESMGHNLVILSQGVDLNDYAQRAMSESASNYVIEGDEIIAATIIIGGGESTTITFDAPAAGTYQFVCTFPGHFFAMQGNFIVE, encoded by the coding sequence ATGACAAAATATTTTGCAGTAATCCTGGTGATGGTCTTTTTAGCAGCTTGTGGAGGTGGCGGTGAAAGTTCCGGTTCCGGAGAGAATGAAACTGCTGCTAAAACCGAAACTAAAGCGACAGGAGAACTCGTCAAGGTTGTGGTAAATAGCGACGACCAAATGAAATTTGATACGGATGAGATCAAAGTACCTGCAGGAAGCAAAGTAGAACTGACTTTGAATCATACCGGATCTTTCCCTAAAGAATCAATGGGACACAACCTGGTCATCCTGAGTCAGGGTGTTGATTTGAATGACTATGCACAGCGTGCCATGAGCGAATCAGCGAGCAATTATGTAATTGAAGGTGATGAGATCATTGCAGCCACCATCATCATTGGTGGAGGAGAGTCAACCACCATTACTTTCGATGCACCAGCTGCAGGAACATATCAGTTTGTGTGTACATTCCCTGGTCACTTCTTCGCGATGCAAGGGAATTTTATTGTTGAATAG
- a CDS encoding outer membrane beta-barrel protein, with the protein MEFIIKLMTWNNYCYQSFMRSILLTVFVLITQLAFAQKDLIGIRGGLNWTDVINDSPFENSDPSTGFIGGISYERQLESGVYWGADFLYAQRGFEDDLFPGAFDPCIGCLRVAAPVNNQFNYDYVSVPIQIGYTFGNELKFFADVALVPSWLVQSDIEAGDFFSQEIEGVDSFDLGSQIELGTSYEISENWHLFGALGYFHGLTSITNDRYFRDNKIIHRSIGLSFGVKYELNRG; encoded by the coding sequence ATGGAGTTCATCATAAAATTGATGACTTGGAACAATTATTGCTATCAGTCTTTCATGCGATCTATCCTACTAACCGTTTTTGTTTTAATTACTCAATTAGCTTTCGCTCAAAAAGATTTAATCGGCATTCGCGGAGGCCTGAATTGGACAGATGTGATCAATGATTCACCTTTCGAAAATAGCGATCCGTCCACCGGATTTATCGGGGGCATTAGCTACGAAAGACAATTAGAAAGTGGGGTCTACTGGGGTGCGGATTTCCTTTATGCCCAAAGAGGATTTGAGGACGACCTGTTTCCCGGGGCTTTTGATCCATGTATTGGTTGTCTGAGGGTGGCAGCTCCTGTAAACAATCAATTCAATTACGATTATGTGTCCGTTCCTATTCAGATCGGTTACACCTTTGGAAATGAGTTGAAGTTTTTTGCTGATGTAGCACTGGTTCCGTCCTGGCTGGTTCAATCCGATATAGAAGCCGGCGATTTTTTTAGTCAGGAAATCGAGGGTGTGGATTCATTCGACCTTGGTTCACAAATTGAACTTGGAACATCTTATGAGATTTCAGAAAATTGGCACTTGTTTGGCGCACTGGGATATTTCCATGGCCTGACCTCTATCACGAATGATCGCTACTTCCGAGATAATAAGATCATTCATCGAAGTATTGGTCTCTCTTTTGGTGTGAAATATGAGCTGAACAGAGGGTAA
- a CDS encoding TonB-dependent receptor yields the protein MKTQATTYFFTFLLFLFSVPLLGQFTISGQVTDHKGEALLGVNVYLEGTYDGATTDLEGKFSFESYETGDQILIAAFIGYHDGTYPVTAKDQEITIKLREKISELNAVVITAGSFNASGGSKQEVLKPLDVVTTAGTTADIPGALNTLPGTQTVGETGRLFVRGGDGRETKTFIDGMLVHNEYGAAAPNTPSRSRFSPFMFKGTNFSTGGYSAEYGQALSSALVLESKDLAENDRTDLSFMTVGTDISTTRTFNKSSVAGKVQYTNLGPYFGLVNQNLEWNKAPEQWDGNFAFRQQTGETGMLKVYTNLSKSDMALVEPDIANPELSNDVQVTNDYAHVNTSYRDLIGEQWGFRTGVSFTKSNDFVAFNQQSRDVDLTGFHGKLAFDYEHSDRVSVLVGAEVIGRDLSQTLIDGESFVQDFNEQISAGFVEAEIFASSSLGFKLGLRGAHSNLNNDAHIGPRLSAAYKTGENSQVSLAYGQFQQAASRQILFGDQGALNEKAEHFIANYQWVRKGQSFRIELYEKQYDQLSRFTSPFDPTSFQFDGNGHARGLDLFWRDNKTFKNTDYWVSYSYLDTERFYRDFPGSFVPNFASTHNFSWVVKTFISDLKSQVGWTYSFASPRTYDDPNDEGFMTGRTPAYHDLSFNWSYLLNSQVIVHAMVNNALGINNIFGYEFADEPDANGVYASRPIRPAAPRFIFLGVFITLSKNKGINQLPNL from the coding sequence ATGAAAACTCAAGCCACGACGTACTTTTTTACTTTTTTACTTTTTCTGTTCTCTGTCCCATTGTTGGGGCAGTTTACCATCTCGGGGCAGGTCACCGATCATAAAGGAGAAGCCCTTCTTGGAGTAAATGTCTACCTGGAAGGGACGTACGACGGAGCCACCACAGACCTGGAAGGCAAGTTCTCTTTTGAGTCATACGAAACCGGAGATCAGATCCTGATTGCGGCCTTCATTGGCTACCACGACGGTACTTATCCAGTGACTGCCAAGGATCAGGAGATCACCATCAAGCTTCGAGAGAAGATCAGTGAACTCAATGCAGTGGTCATTACAGCTGGATCGTTCAATGCTTCTGGTGGAAGCAAACAAGAAGTACTCAAACCCCTCGATGTAGTAACAACTGCAGGAACCACCGCGGACATCCCTGGAGCACTCAATACATTACCCGGTACACAGACCGTAGGGGAGACCGGTAGATTGTTTGTGCGAGGAGGAGATGGCCGAGAAACCAAGACATTCATTGATGGCATGCTCGTACACAACGAATACGGAGCTGCCGCGCCCAACACACCAAGCAGAAGTCGTTTCTCACCCTTCATGTTTAAAGGAACTAATTTTTCAACCGGAGGCTACTCTGCCGAATATGGTCAGGCTTTGTCTTCAGCACTTGTGCTGGAGTCAAAGGACCTGGCTGAAAATGATCGCACGGACTTGTCTTTCATGACGGTGGGGACTGATATTTCTACCACACGTACTTTCAATAAGAGTTCCGTTGCGGGAAAAGTCCAGTATACCAACCTGGGACCCTATTTCGGACTGGTTAACCAAAACCTAGAATGGAACAAAGCACCAGAACAGTGGGATGGTAACTTCGCTTTTCGGCAGCAAACCGGGGAGACCGGAATGCTCAAGGTGTACACCAATTTGAGTAAATCCGACATGGCGCTCGTAGAACCGGATATTGCTAATCCTGAATTATCGAATGATGTTCAGGTGACCAATGATTATGCCCATGTGAATACCTCTTACCGTGATTTGATTGGTGAGCAGTGGGGATTCCGTACCGGGGTTTCATTCACCAAAAGCAATGATTTTGTTGCTTTCAATCAGCAGAGCCGGGACGTGGATCTGACAGGCTTTCATGGCAAGCTGGCTTTTGATTATGAGCACTCCGATCGAGTTTCCGTGTTGGTGGGTGCAGAAGTCATCGGTCGGGATTTGTCTCAAACTTTAATAGACGGAGAGTCCTTTGTTCAGGACTTTAACGAGCAGATCAGTGCCGGATTTGTAGAGGCTGAGATATTCGCGTCCAGTTCGTTGGGTTTCAAACTTGGCTTAAGAGGGGCTCACAGTAACCTGAACAATGATGCTCATATCGGTCCTCGCTTGTCTGCGGCATATAAAACAGGAGAGAACAGTCAGGTATCTCTGGCTTATGGTCAGTTTCAACAAGCTGCTTCAAGACAGATCTTATTCGGTGACCAGGGAGCCTTGAATGAGAAGGCCGAGCATTTCATTGCCAATTATCAATGGGTGCGAAAGGGTCAGAGCTTTCGAATAGAATTATATGAAAAGCAATACGATCAGCTTTCTCGTTTCACCAGTCCATTCGATCCAACTTCCTTTCAATTCGATGGCAACGGCCATGCCCGAGGACTGGACTTGTTTTGGAGAGACAACAAAACCTTCAAGAATACGGACTATTGGGTGAGCTATTCTTACCTCGATACAGAGCGATTTTACCGTGACTTTCCGGGATCTTTTGTGCCCAATTTCGCATCCACGCATAATTTCTCCTGGGTAGTCAAGACATTCATCAGTGACCTGAAGAGCCAGGTCGGTTGGACTTATTCTTTTGCAAGTCCTCGAACTTATGATGATCCCAATGATGAGGGATTTATGACAGGAAGAACGCCAGCCTATCATGACCTCAGCTTCAACTGGAGCTACTTGCTTAATAGTCAGGTTATTGTCCACGCAATGGTCAACAATGCCCTGGGCATCAACAATATTTTCGGATATGAATTTGCGGATGAGCCGGATGCCAATGGTGTCTACGCCAGTCGACCCATACGTCCAGCGGCACCGCGATTCATTTTCCTCGGAGTGTTCATCACTTTATCTAAAAACAAGGGCATCAATCAATTGCCTAATCTTTAA
- a CDS encoding HU family DNA-binding protein, with product MALQYEVKSKRPGLSRDQPAKYYPVLTGRKVADTRLICDHISAGSSLTRSDVLAVITALTDLIPELLEDGYNVKLEDLGTFSLHARSEGKEDPTKVTVRDIKSLKMAFLPSKQIKEALKTLKVEKKK from the coding sequence ATGGCCTTACAATACGAAGTGAAATCAAAACGACCAGGACTCTCCAGAGATCAGCCAGCAAAATACTATCCGGTGCTAACAGGCCGGAAGGTTGCTGATACCCGATTGATTTGTGACCATATCAGTGCGGGATCGTCCTTGACTCGTTCAGATGTGTTAGCAGTGATAACGGCCCTGACCGATCTGATCCCTGAACTTTTAGAAGATGGGTATAATGTCAAATTAGAAGACCTGGGTACTTTCAGTTTACATGCCAGGTCGGAAGGGAAAGAAGATCCGACCAAAGTGACTGTCCGCGATATCAAATCGCTGAAGATGGCCTTTCTACCTAGTAAGCAGATCAAAGAAGCATTGAAAACTTTGAAGGTGGAGAAGAAGAAATGA
- a CDS encoding tetratricopeptide repeat protein, producing the protein MKKYSFILLIAFLSTSLLANGPFEKAMGTNVPLVFSSNTPADLTPVINKLNRIGAAEKDRWEPHYYVAFGYLRMSQMMQEAAEKDKYLDLALQSVEQAESILPNDSELEAMRGFIIMIQLTVDPGTRGMTHSPLAMASFQKAVALNPENPRAHYLLGQMQFGTAQFMGGDTSEACASIAKAIELFDQQEASDNPFAPTWGKQDAVGMQTRACGQ; encoded by the coding sequence ATGAAAAAGTACAGTTTCATCCTTCTAATTGCGTTTTTGTCTACCTCATTATTGGCCAATGGTCCGTTCGAAAAAGCCATGGGTACCAATGTGCCCTTGGTATTCTCCTCTAATACACCAGCGGATCTTACTCCGGTAATCAATAAACTGAATCGAATTGGTGCCGCGGAAAAGGATCGCTGGGAACCACATTATTATGTCGCTTTTGGTTATCTGCGCATGAGTCAGATGATGCAAGAGGCGGCAGAAAAGGACAAGTACCTGGATCTGGCCCTTCAATCGGTAGAACAAGCTGAATCGATATTGCCCAATGATTCAGAATTGGAGGCCATGCGAGGTTTTATCATCATGATCCAGTTGACCGTAGATCCGGGAACACGTGGAATGACCCATAGTCCATTGGCCATGGCTTCATTTCAGAAGGCAGTTGCCTTGAACCCTGAAAATCCACGTGCGCATTACTTATTGGGTCAAATGCAATTTGGTACGGCCCAATTCATGGGTGGTGATACGTCAGAAGCATGTGCCAGTATTGCAAAAGCCATCGAGCTGTTTGATCAGCAGGAAGCGTCAGATAACCCATTCGCACCAACCTGGGGGAAACAAGATGCTGTAGGGATGCAAACCCGTGCCTGTGGACAATAA
- a CDS encoding ABC transporter ATP-binding protein: protein MNIQSQESVLSVAGLTKYFHEPQTFQVLKDINFQVKKGEFLSLVGKSGSGKSTLLYVLSTMDTDFEGQLVIKGENLNGKPQNQLAAFRNAHIGFVFQFHYLLPEFTSLENVMLPALKLGKKSKEEIRESAYENLKILGLPEQALKRTSKLSGGQQQRVAIARALINEPEIIMGDEPTGNLDSKNTDIVFDIFRQLAEERGQTIIAVTHDDQFAANSDRVLELSDGVLVS from the coding sequence ATGAACATACAAAGTCAGGAATCCGTACTATCAGTTGCCGGATTGACCAAATATTTCCATGAACCGCAGACCTTTCAGGTTCTAAAAGACATCAACTTTCAAGTCAAAAAAGGAGAGTTCCTTTCCCTGGTCGGGAAATCAGGATCAGGTAAGTCCACGCTGTTGTATGTGTTATCAACCATGGACACGGACTTTGAAGGACAATTAGTGATCAAAGGTGAAAACCTCAATGGGAAACCTCAAAACCAACTGGCGGCATTCAGGAATGCCCATATAGGGTTTGTTTTTCAGTTCCATTATCTCTTGCCAGAATTCACCTCCTTGGAAAATGTAATGTTGCCTGCCTTGAAGTTGGGGAAAAAGTCGAAAGAAGAGATCAGGGAGTCAGCCTATGAAAATCTCAAAATATTGGGATTACCAGAGCAGGCCTTGAAACGAACCAGTAAATTATCCGGAGGTCAGCAGCAGCGGGTGGCGATTGCCAGGGCATTGATCAATGAACCGGAGATCATCATGGGCGATGAGCCAACGGGAAATCTGGACTCTAAGAACACCGATATTGTTTTCGATATTTTCCGGCAATTGGCAGAGGAACGGGGCCAGACCATCATTGCTGTTACCCATGATGACCAGTTCGCTGCGAATAGTGATCGGGTCCTCGAACTGAGTGACGGTGTTTTGGTGAGTTGA